A single genomic interval of Brevibacillus brevis harbors:
- the yhfH gene encoding protein YhfH: protein MTPITTFFRNLEAKCCAACGQMIHEQAESYATECVPCQEQASFDAYKYYHQKR from the coding sequence ATGACGCCGATCACTACTTTCTTTCGCAATCTCGAAGCAAAATGCTGTGCTGCTTGCGGTCAGATGATTCACGAACAAGCTGAATCATATGCAACAGAATGCGTACCTTGCCAAGAGCAAGCATCCTTTGACGCTTACAAATACTATCATCAAAAACGCTAA